One Dermochelys coriacea isolate rDerCor1 chromosome 21, rDerCor1.pri.v4, whole genome shotgun sequence genomic window carries:
- the LAD1 gene encoding ladinin-1, whose amino-acid sequence MSFNRKNWSALSSLARQRTLEDEEEQARERRRRDRNLSSTTDTEDEALCPVQDTNKQAVERLPQLKEAEPPAAAMAEEEMAERKLTAMLRPQEIRRRRWQVESSGNLRKEKEQPENCREPDVGAGHLEASPCRESAPGGKALAGEQHQGVAQEPMGPKAEQCPESAPEQKVRVGEWHQGSAQDEDLVADEPPQEPEVMGGLLQGSAQEQKDRSHLEVKVSSRGGSHIEQKLDSPVIRPSSQQDTARNPPGAQKAVGSPSTQDGPRGSSASSPTQVTYSSSFKRISPRTVSFRVIQRKDKEENAFTRSASVRLPANSIRIEEKLEKYTSAVQRSEVKLPASMPRSFLPSSEGVASKRSIFEASALDKADLAPVRKENLKLPGMVTSRINLWISRTQEPSKDGRVKDAGRTDCATKRNLWAKQPDDSSSDTRL is encoded by the exons ATGTCTTTCAACAGAAAGAACTGGTCTGCACTCTCTAG CCTGGCCAGGCAGAGGACTCTTGAGGATGAGGAAGAACAAGCGAGAGAACGCCGGCGGAGAGACCGCAACCTGAGCTCCACCACTGACACAGAGGATGAAGCCCTTTGCCCTGTGCAGGATACCAACAAGCAGGCagtggagag GCTACCGCAGCTCAAGGAAGCTGAGCCACCAGCTGCAGCCATGGCCGAAGAGGAGATGGCAGAGCGGAAGCTCACAGCGATGCTGAGACCACAAGAGATCAGGAGGCGGAGGTGGCAGGTGGAGAGCTCAGGAAACCTCAGAAAGGAGAAGGAGCAGCCAGAGAACTGCAGGGAGCCAGATGTGGGAGCAGGCCACCTGGAGGCATCCCCGTGTCGGGAGTCAGCTCCGGGTGGGAAAGCCCTGGCGGGGGAACAGCACCAGGGGGTGGCCCAGGAGCCAATGGGCCCAAAGGCAGAACAATGTCCGGAGTCGGCTCCGGAGCAGAAGGTCCGGGTAGGAGAATGGCATCAGGGCTCGGCTCAGGATGAGGACCTGGTAGCTGACGAGCCCCCGCAGGAGCCAGAGGTGATGGGAGGCCTGCTCCAGGGATCGGCTCAGGAGCAGAAAGACCGTAGTCACCTGGAGGTGAAAGTCTCGTCAAGGGGTGGAAGCCACATAGAACAGAAACTAGACTCGCCGGTTATTCGCCCCTCTAGCCAGCAG GATACAGCAAGGAATCCCCCCGGGGCTCAGAAAGCAGTAGGGTCACCCTCCACCCAAGACGGACCCAGAGGCTCTTCGGCTTCTTCCCCCACTCAGGTCACCTACAGCAGCTCATTCAAACGCATCAGCCCGAGGACGGTCTCTTTCCGG GTGATCCAAAGAAAAGACAAGGAAGAAAATGCATTTACCAGAAG tgccagTGTGAGACTCCCAGCCAATAGCATCAGGATcgaggagaaactggagaaatacACCTCAGCTGTGCAG CGATCCGAGGTGAAGTTGCCTGCATCCATGCCAAGAAGTTTCCTCCCGTCCTCAGAGGGCGTGGCCAGCAAGCGCAGCATCTTCGAGGCCAGTGCCCTGGACAAAGCTGATCTGGCCCCTGTCAGAAAG GAGAATTTGAAGCTCCCTGGCATGGTGACATCTCGCATCAACCTGTGGATAAGCAGGACCCAGGAGCCCAGCAAGGACGGAAGAGTTAAG gaCGCTGGGAGAACCGACTGCGCAACAAAGCGCAATCTCTGGGCCAAGCAGCCCGACGACTCCTCCAGTGACACCAGG CTGTAA